The Candidatus Saccharibacteria bacterium sequence TTTTTTATTGAATGAGAATTTCCTGGATTCTTCTGCAAAACCCGATGAACTAATTGGTAATCTGTCGTGGGTTGAGCTCGGCTTCTTTACTTTAGTCGCGATTATACTGATAGGCGTGTCCAGTCGTATAGGGCTACCTTTGCTTAGATCGTGGTTTGTAGGCTCAAATTGGAGCAAGACACTGGAGAATTACTTAAAGTTTATCATTCCACTAGGGCTTTTAATACTAAATCCTTATAATATTAGCCTGTATCCGCACTTCTCTCTTTTTATAGCTTTTATTATGGCTCTAATTCTTGGCGCCGCTGCAATTGCTCATGTGCAGCCATGGATCGCGAGTAGAAAAAACGCTTCAGGACGAAAAGCTACAAAGTTTATAGAGGATAAGCCCATCAGCAATCTCCAAGAGCTCTCGGAGTCTCAGCGTAAGTATGTTGAGGAGCTCAGGCAAGTTCTAGAGATCGGTCAGCCAAGATCGGTAGGGTTAACGGGGCCGTGGGGAGCTGGCAAAACCATGGTTTATCAGAAGGTACGCTCTAGTTTAGAGACAAATAAACGTTTAATCTGGGTGGACTTTGAGTCGTGGCGTTACGCATCTGAGGAGGCGCTAGTTAAAGGTTTTTATGATTCAATCGCGAAAGCTTTAGAGTCTCAGTCGCCTAGTTATCAAAATATAGTGAAGGTAATGACCAGAGCCGTTAATCAGTTTGTTAGTGTTGCGAATAATAAGCTTCTTTCCTCTACCTTCGATATTCTCAACACTATAGACGCACAAAGTAAGCCCGATAATATAATAAAGGAAGTTCTCGATAGGGAGAAAAAGAGGCTCATAGTTGTAGTTGACGACATAGAGCGGCATTATAGCGAAGATCGTATATATAGAACTTTGCAGCTTGTTCATCATGCCAAATCGATACACGAGCAAAATATCCAAATACTCTGTATTTATGAAAAGGATGCAATTATAAGAGCGGCTCCGCCACATGCACCCGATCCGTCTGCTTTTTTGGAAAAATTCACCGAGATGGAAATCTCCATTTTGCCACCTAGCAATGCAGAGCTTCAGAGTCTACTAGGGGAATATATTGAAAAGTATAGAGATCTGTTAAAAATAGGTGAAAGCTTTTCGCTCTCCACGTACGAGGGAGACGTTGGGGAAATGGGCTCTTACAGAAGTGTTATAAGAATTTTTAATGACTTGATTCTCACCGCCTATACGAATAAAGGGCGGCAGTATTCCTACGAGGAATATGTATGTTTTGAAGATAGGTTCGCAATGGCTCATATAAAATTGGCCTATCCAATACTATACAGAGATATTTATAAGAATCGGGACTATTATGTCGAGAGAGATACTCTAGATACTATAGACTGGCATTTTATGGATAAAGAGCAGAAGAAGTCGCTATTCGAAAGACATATGACCGTAATAATGCAAAAGAGCAATCTCCAGAATGAACGGAGGGAGGCTGTAATTCAAATGTTATGTAACCTGTTCCCTGCTTTGGCGGTTGGATTAGGACAAGCTTCTAAAAGATCGAATATTAGTTTTGCAGACCTAAAGGGTGCTAAGCAAGTTGCTCACCCTGACGTGCTCGATGCGTACTTTAGTGCTACGGCTCGCGTGGACGAATACAATGCAAGTGAACACCTCGTTAACCAGATACTTACTCGGATTGATAGTGTTAGGTTTGAGGATGAAACGCTTATGAAAATTATGAGTGATTTTATGGTGGAGGCAGAAAGTCAGAAAGTGGAGAATGTAGCATTCTTCCTTATGCAACAGGCGATTGGCCGTCGCGAAGAAAGTCTGCAGACGTTTAAGCTGCCCCTCTTGAGGGCGTGGCTAAGGGCTACCCTAAGGGAAGGAGCTGGTGAAGGTGGCGACTCAGCTTTGGCTAGAATTCTTTCTAAGGCCGATGAGCTTATACGGCATGAGACGCTCGTTGATTCTGCAGATGCAGACAAGCTCACCTCCATATTATTCGCAAATGTTGTACAGTTTATCGCCGATCCGAAGAATGCGTTGACGATGCTTCTTTACCTTGTTCCAGACCGAGGCAATGGTTTTTTTGCGCAGTATGTGCAACAGGAAGTCGGTAAGCGTAACGGCTTGTTTGTTCGTGTTTTATCGAGGGTTACAAAGCTAATAATCGAACAACCGTTAAATATCTATGAAATGTATGATTACGGAGATTGGTCTTTTGTGGCCTATCAATGGGCATATAGTATTTCTGCAGGAGGAGGCATCAATGCTTCCGTGCCAGGATGGAAGAAGCGCTACAAAATAGCTACAGAGTATCTCGCAGGGTTATTAAAGAAAGATGATCTGCTTGCTTACAAAGTGGTGACGCGGCGGTTTAAGGATAAAGCCCTAGACAATGCATTTGAAAGCGAGAGAATGAAGATTAATGCCAATACATTCATTCCTCACGACGTCAGTACTATGATCAAGCTAACAGATAAACTTCGAAAATCCCCTCGTCTTACGAGTGATCAGAAAGGAGAAGTTGGTCAGATTTATAAGAAGTTAGCAATCTTTCATAAGTCTGACTAGTTTGCGAAGACTCAAGCGCAAGAATAGCCGTTACAGGAGTTTGTGTTTTGATGACTGGACAAACTTCGCCTGTGCTGTGCGTCGAGCAGATTCAGGGCTCTTAATGTGTCTAAAAGTAATTTCATCTTGCTGCTCTTTCATATGTATTGTGATGGTGCCGTAGTTATACTTGCGTCCGAATGCAGACTGATCAACACTAACCTTCATAATGTCTTCATAGGGTATCTCCTTGCTGGTAGTAATGATTGCGACAAGGGTTTTAGAACCGCTAAATTAGCCAGTTCTTATCTGTTAATACAAGAAATCGCCCTTTCGGGCGACTCAAATTCAACTCTGGTAGCAGCGACAGGGATCGAACCTGTGACCTTAGGCTTATGAGTCCTACGCTCTAACCAACTGAGCTACGCTGCCACATTTACTTGGTTGATTGTATCAAATAGTCGCCAACTTTTCCAGTGTTATACTGAGGGGAATGAAGATAAGTGCGCCGCAGCTTAACCCGCAGCTCGATGAAATAACGCTCGATGCGTTTTTAGAGGGGGATATTGAAGATGCCGCGCTGCGAAACCGCGACGCTACGAACGCCCACATTACATCGCTAGATATGAGCGGCGTGGTGCTAGAAAAGGTGATTTTAACGGCGGCGCAGTTTGAGAGGATAAACGCGCGCGATTTAAAAGTGGGGCAGTGCGACCTTTCGGCGGCTATGCTGGGCGGCGGGGCTATTAACCGCGCGGCGTTTACAAACTGCCGCATGGCTGGCGTGGATATGAGCAAGACCGCTCTACACGACGCCACGTTTAGTGGCTGCAAACTAGATATGGCCAACTTTCGTTTTGCTGATATCCGCAGGGTGAAATTTACGGATTGCACGTTTACTGATACTGATTTTTTGGGTGCGGTGCTGCACGACGTAACGTTCGAATCGTGCACGCTGGAGCGCACGGTGTTTACGCAGGCAAAATGCAAGCTGGTTGATCTTCGCAGTTCGGATTTATTTGAGCTGGTTGGCTGGAGTTCGTTAAAAGGCGTGATAATCGACGGCGTGCAGCTGGCGGCCGTATCGCCATACCTTGCGCACGAACTTGGGATTACGGTTCGCAGCCAATAATTAT is a genomic window containing:
- a CDS encoding PH domain-containing protein — protein: MKVSVDQSAFGRKYNYGTITIHMKEQQDEITFRHIKSPESARRTAQAKFVQSSKHKLL
- a CDS encoding pentapeptide repeat-containing protein, translating into MKISAPQLNPQLDEITLDAFLEGDIEDAALRNRDATNAHITSLDMSGVVLEKVILTAAQFERINARDLKVGQCDLSAAMLGGGAINRAAFTNCRMAGVDMSKTALHDATFSGCKLDMANFRFADIRRVKFTDCTFTDTDFLGAVLHDVTFESCTLERTVFTQAKCKLVDLRSSDLFELVGWSSLKGVIIDGVQLAAVSPYLAHELGITVRSQ